One genomic region from Bradyrhizobium icense encodes:
- a CDS encoding TonB-dependent siderophore receptor, translating into MTACLKTAGWLGAALPMLAAMIDITPAEAQSSARELPAVVVDQPSRAPAAHSRPASRRQAASAASRRTAQRGQTAPDAAAGARAETATGPVRGYLAGQSATGTKTDTPLRETPQSITVVTADRVTDQGALTVQESLRYVPGVFADAYGPDSRGDYPRIRGQDPNIYLDGTRMVNTFTFNEWRPEPYTLERIEVLRGPASVLYGDTSTAGLLNLISKRPQAESFNEIGVQYGSFNRKQVQLDSTGKLTKDGEWLYRFIGVLRDSGTQTDYVPDDRIVLAPSLTWRPTNNTNWTVLGTYQKDKTGSSTAFLPHEGTLYPGPNGLIPVRRFAGEPGFDKYQTETGAISSLFEHSFRDGLKIRQNMRYAHVEGIYRSTWPDLNFVNPSNPDFPFLDSSRRTVARSIWSRETVKDSLTSDSNAELKLLTGPVAHKLLFGVDYRELRERAQSGFATDPTPFDLYAPVYSGVTAPAMSPEPDLRQTQLGLYAQDQMRLGPWLAIVGLRQDYVTSDVVGSPVENTKATTGRAGLMYELPFGLTPYVSYAQSFNPNFGSGVCVGVCRASRGEQVELGFKYNPFAGTAINGAVFDTTEKNRLATDPAGSPFSVQTGQVRIRGAELEVISRVTPDLDLIGAYSYLAARVESGDNAGKRVETVPDHQASLWAKYRLTALGLNGVTVGGGVRYIGESWDGTDTIRTPDYTLFDAMIRYETGPWRFQVNASNLADKRHVTTCLARGDCFFGIGRTVLGSATYRF; encoded by the coding sequence ATGACTGCATGCCTGAAGACCGCGGGATGGCTCGGCGCCGCGCTGCCGATGCTCGCCGCGATGATCGACATAACGCCGGCGGAAGCGCAATCGTCCGCGCGAGAATTGCCTGCCGTCGTCGTCGACCAGCCCTCACGTGCGCCGGCCGCGCACTCCCGGCCCGCGTCCAGGCGGCAAGCCGCGTCGGCCGCAAGCCGTCGCACGGCCCAGCGCGGACAGACGGCGCCCGATGCTGCCGCAGGCGCGCGCGCTGAAACCGCAACCGGCCCCGTGCGCGGCTATCTCGCCGGCCAGAGCGCAACTGGCACCAAGACCGACACGCCGCTGCGCGAAACACCGCAATCGATCACGGTGGTCACCGCCGACCGCGTTACTGACCAGGGCGCGCTCACCGTGCAGGAATCGCTGCGCTACGTACCCGGCGTGTTCGCCGATGCCTATGGCCCGGATTCGCGCGGCGACTATCCGCGGATCCGCGGCCAAGATCCCAACATCTATCTGGACGGCACCCGCATGGTGAATACCTTCACCTTCAACGAATGGCGGCCCGAGCCCTACACGCTGGAACGCATCGAGGTGTTGCGCGGCCCCGCCTCGGTTCTCTATGGCGACACTTCGACGGCCGGCTTGCTGAACTTGATCTCGAAGCGTCCGCAGGCGGAAAGCTTCAACGAGATCGGCGTTCAATATGGCAGCTTCAACCGCAAGCAGGTGCAACTCGACTCGACAGGTAAGCTGACCAAGGACGGCGAGTGGCTGTATCGCTTCATCGGCGTGCTCCGCGACAGCGGTACACAGACCGATTACGTGCCTGATGATCGCATTGTGCTGGCGCCATCGCTGACCTGGCGGCCGACCAACAATACCAACTGGACCGTGCTAGGCACCTATCAGAAGGACAAGACCGGCTCCTCCACCGCGTTCCTGCCGCATGAGGGCACGCTGTATCCCGGCCCGAACGGCCTGATTCCGGTGCGGCGTTTCGCCGGCGAGCCGGGCTTCGACAAGTACCAGACCGAGACCGGCGCGATCTCTAGCCTGTTCGAGCACAGCTTTCGCGATGGCCTGAAGATCCGGCAGAACATGCGTTACGCCCACGTCGAGGGCATCTACCGGTCGACGTGGCCAGATTTGAATTTCGTTAATCCGAGCAACCCGGATTTCCCGTTTCTCGATTCCAGCAGACGCACCGTGGCACGCAGCATATGGAGTCGCGAGACGGTCAAGGATAGCCTGACGTCGGACAGCAATGCCGAGTTGAAATTGCTCACCGGGCCGGTTGCGCACAAGCTGCTGTTCGGCGTCGACTACCGCGAGCTCAGGGAGCGCGCGCAATCCGGCTTCGCCACCGACCCTACGCCGTTCGATCTCTACGCTCCAGTTTATAGCGGCGTGACTGCTCCGGCGATGTCACCCGAGCCGGATCTGCGGCAAACCCAACTCGGGCTTTATGCGCAGGACCAGATGCGGCTGGGGCCATGGCTGGCCATCGTCGGACTGCGCCAGGACTACGTCACCAGCGACGTCGTGGGATCGCCGGTGGAAAACACCAAAGCCACCACCGGCCGCGCCGGGCTGATGTATGAGCTGCCGTTCGGCCTGACGCCGTATGTCTCGTACGCGCAGTCGTTCAATCCGAACTTCGGCAGCGGAGTATGTGTCGGTGTCTGCCGGGCCTCGCGCGGCGAGCAGGTGGAGCTTGGCTTCAAGTACAATCCGTTTGCCGGCACTGCGATCAATGGCGCTGTCTTCGACACCACCGAGAAGAACCGGCTGGCAACCGATCCCGCCGGCTCTCCGTTCTCAGTCCAGACCGGGCAGGTGCGCATTCGTGGTGCCGAGCTCGAAGTGATCAGCCGCGTAACGCCGGACCTCGATCTGATCGGCGCCTATTCCTACCTCGCTGCTCGGGTGGAAAGCGGCGACAATGCCGGCAAGCGTGTCGAAACCGTGCCCGATCATCAGGCCTCGCTGTGGGCGAAGTACCGTCTCACTGCGCTCGGGCTAAACGGCGTCACTGTCGGCGGCGGCGTGCGCTATATCGGCGAGTCCTGGGACGGCACCGACACCATCCGCACGCCTGATTACACGCTGTTCGACGCCATGATCCGCTACGAGACCGGCCCGTGGCGGTTTCAGGTCAACGCCAGCAACCTGGCCGACAAGCGCCATGTCACCACCTGCCTCGCGCGCGGCGACTGCTTCTTCGGCATCGGCCGCACCGTGCTGGGAAGCGCGACGTACAGGTTCTAG
- a CDS encoding TetR/AcrR family transcriptional regulator translates to MGPRTRILDAAMLVFRRHGFRRSSIEQAAEAAGLTRQALYHHFKSKEALFRAVIELLHEEALAAEIAAASAAEKQGGSLADILVASVSAKLGQFAASLDGSPHVEELFSEHLLQARDLYQKYAAAYADQLDATITRVCRKQGLVLNAGMTPRDLARCVEMAVNGTKSAYPAMQPADAFLKDLEIMLRTLIAGAVGSAKQPRGAKPKPAKKTDKKSARKPGDRR, encoded by the coding sequence ATGGGTCCGCGCACGCGCATTCTCGATGCCGCGATGCTGGTATTCCGCCGGCACGGTTTTCGGCGCTCGTCGATCGAGCAGGCGGCGGAGGCCGCCGGGCTGACGCGGCAGGCGCTCTACCATCATTTCAAATCCAAGGAAGCGCTGTTTCGCGCCGTCATCGAACTGCTGCATGAGGAAGCGCTCGCCGCCGAAATCGCCGCGGCCAGCGCCGCCGAGAAGCAAGGCGGCAGCCTCGCCGATATTCTCGTCGCATCGGTCTCCGCCAAGCTCGGGCAGTTCGCCGCTTCGCTCGACGGATCGCCCCACGTCGAGGAACTGTTCTCCGAACATCTCCTGCAGGCGCGCGACCTCTATCAGAAATATGCCGCCGCCTATGCGGATCAGCTCGATGCGACGATCACACGCGTTTGCCGCAAGCAGGGCCTCGTTCTCAACGCCGGCATGACGCCGCGCGATCTTGCGCGATGCGTGGAGATGGCGGTCAACGGCACCAAATCCGCCTACCCTGCGATGCAGCCGGCCGATGCCTTCCTGAAGGATCTGGAAATCATGTTGCGCACGCTGATCGCCGGGGCCGTCGGCTCGGCGAAGCAGCCGCGCGGGGCCAAACCGAAGCCAGCCAAGAAAACCGACAAGAAATCCGCCCGCAAACCTGGAGATCGCAGATGA
- a CDS encoding molybdopterin-dependent oxidoreductase encodes MSTMTINGKLAPLPDDPDALLVDVVRDALDLTGTKLVCGAGVCGACTVLVDGEPAVSCLMPARTAADRNVTTVEGIGAEKLHPVQKAFMAHDALQCGFCTPGFIVEAVAFHDSWRAAKGTALPSREEIGAALSGHLCRCGAYDGIFRAVADACAGRFDGEEFVPPRLEARDKVTGSAKYTVDIHHDGQLEGVILRSPFAHARIREIDLAAARTMPGVSAAISLLGDDRIVRFVGEPIAAVAARDRRTALAAIAAIKLVGERLPSVIGLDEARRADAPIVFEKSARKKAGNVSEGGGAPASWKGNIRGPSAAFSKKPKKVRSWIDSARSANNPLLVEGTFRTGTQQHACLEPHAAVARFDGDRLTVHVSTQAVFHLMELIAKRYRLGHDKVRVIADHVGGGFGSKAALGVETTTAIDLAREAKAPVRVAYDRHEELSVTGYRPATEMKIALLPSEQGELKALSLTAYADTGAATNSTIAALARLIYPAEGKELADFDVISNLPAGAPFRGPGGPPMAFALEQAIDEAALRMNVDPIALRKRWDPDPNRQRLYDWASSLEVWRNRMPVAAQGGRYRRGVGVATGYWLYLWQPGSKVEVAVKGGRLVASTATQDIGTGTRTVIANTLAHEFGLEPHEVEVRIGDSKLPEGPGSGGSRVTASVIPPMLLAIEQLKTAIRQNARRQPVSGSNAPWREMLAASPDLSVSSVRPEDSRQMAPGIQSPLKQAGFMGWIFGWMMRRFSNLAIGAGVPSSVQVVEVEVDSWLGHVRVINVHTGIAVGRIVAPALAHSQAAGAVIQGVGYALYEAREVDSRTGDVLSGGMEDYRIPGIADTPIIDVHFDQGGYDHVLGGGVGIGEVATVPTSPAIANAIHSAIGVRLTELPIRPDRLVAALKGRAAA; translated from the coding sequence ATGAGCACCATGACGATCAACGGCAAGCTCGCTCCCCTCCCCGATGATCCCGATGCGCTGCTGGTCGACGTCGTGCGCGACGCGCTCGACCTCACCGGCACCAAGCTTGTGTGCGGGGCCGGCGTCTGCGGCGCCTGCACGGTGCTTGTCGATGGCGAGCCTGCCGTGAGTTGCCTGATGCCGGCGCGCACCGCCGCGGATAGAAACGTGACCACGGTCGAAGGCATCGGCGCGGAAAAGCTGCACCCGGTGCAGAAGGCCTTCATGGCGCACGATGCGCTGCAATGCGGATTCTGCACGCCGGGCTTCATCGTCGAGGCTGTGGCGTTTCACGATTCCTGGCGCGCGGCCAAGGGAACGGCGCTGCCGTCGCGCGAGGAAATCGGCGCGGCGCTGTCGGGACATCTCTGCCGCTGCGGCGCCTATGACGGCATCTTCCGCGCCGTGGCAGATGCCTGCGCCGGCCGCTTCGACGGCGAGGAGTTCGTTCCGCCGCGCTTGGAAGCGCGCGACAAGGTGACGGGGTCGGCGAAGTATACCGTCGATATCCATCATGACGGCCAACTCGAAGGCGTGATCCTGCGCTCGCCGTTCGCGCATGCGCGCATCCGTGAAATCGATCTGGCGGCGGCGCGCACGATGCCGGGTGTGAGTGCAGCGATCTCGCTGCTCGGCGATGACCGCATCGTTCGCTTTGTCGGTGAGCCCATCGCCGCCGTCGCCGCCAGGGATCGCAGGACGGCACTGGCCGCCATCGCCGCCATCAAGCTCGTAGGCGAACGCCTGCCGTCGGTGATCGGGCTCGATGAAGCGCGCAGGGCCGATGCGCCCATCGTGTTCGAAAAATCCGCGCGCAAGAAGGCCGGCAACGTCTCCGAAGGAGGCGGTGCGCCGGCTTCCTGGAAAGGCAATATCCGCGGCCCCTCGGCGGCGTTCTCCAAGAAGCCGAAGAAGGTGCGAAGCTGGATCGACAGCGCGCGCTCCGCGAATAATCCACTGCTGGTGGAGGGCACCTTCCGCACCGGCACGCAACAGCATGCCTGCCTCGAGCCGCATGCGGCGGTCGCGCGTTTCGACGGCGACCGGCTCACGGTGCATGTCTCGACGCAAGCGGTGTTTCATCTGATGGAGCTGATCGCCAAGCGCTACAGGCTCGGCCACGACAAGGTGCGCGTAATTGCCGACCATGTCGGCGGCGGTTTTGGTTCGAAGGCCGCGCTTGGCGTGGAAACGACGACCGCGATCGATCTCGCACGCGAAGCCAAGGCGCCGGTCAGAGTTGCCTACGACCGGCACGAGGAGCTTTCGGTGACCGGCTATCGGCCGGCGACGGAAATGAAAATTGCACTGCTGCCATCCGAGCAAGGCGAACTGAAAGCCCTTTCATTGACCGCCTATGCCGACACGGGCGCCGCGACCAATTCGACCATCGCGGCACTCGCCCGCCTGATCTATCCCGCAGAAGGCAAGGAACTCGCCGATTTCGACGTCATCAGCAATTTGCCGGCCGGTGCCCCCTTCCGTGGCCCCGGCGGGCCGCCGATGGCATTTGCGCTGGAGCAGGCAATCGACGAAGCTGCGCTGCGCATGAACGTCGATCCGATCGCGCTGCGCAAGCGCTGGGATCCCGATCCCAACCGCCAGCGGCTGTACGATTGGGCTTCGAGTCTCGAGGTCTGGCGCAACCGGATGCCGGTCGCTGCGCAAGGCGGCCGTTATCGCCGCGGCGTCGGCGTCGCCACCGGCTACTGGCTCTATCTGTGGCAGCCCGGCTCGAAGGTCGAGGTGGCCGTAAAGGGCGGACGGCTGGTGGCGAGCACGGCGACACAGGACATCGGCACCGGCACCCGTACCGTGATCGCCAATACGCTCGCGCACGAATTCGGACTTGAGCCGCATGAGGTCGAGGTCAGGATCGGCGATTCAAAACTGCCGGAAGGGCCGGGCTCGGGCGGCAGCCGGGTCACGGCTTCGGTGATCCCGCCGATGCTGCTCGCCATCGAGCAGTTGAAAACCGCGATCCGGCAAAACGCAAGGCGGCAACCGGTCTCCGGCTCCAATGCGCCATGGCGCGAAATGCTGGCGGCCTCGCCTGACCTCAGCGTTTCCAGCGTGCGGCCGGAAGACTCCAGGCAGATGGCGCCGGGCATCCAGTCGCCGCTCAAGCAGGCCGGCTTCATGGGCTGGATCTTCGGCTGGATGATGCGGCGCTTCTCCAACCTTGCGATCGGTGCCGGCGTGCCGAGTTCGGTGCAGGTCGTCGAAGTCGAAGTCGATAGCTGGCTCGGCCACGTACGTGTCATCAACGTGCACACCGGCATCGCGGTCGGCAGGATCGTGGCGCCCGCGCTGGCGCACAGCCAGGCAGCTGGCGCGGTCATCCAGGGCGTCGGCTACGCGCTCTATGAAGCACGCGAGGTCGATTCCCGTACCGGCGACGTGCTCAGTGGCGGCATGGAGGACTATCGCATTCCCGGGATCGCCGACACACCAATAATCGACGTGCATTTCGACCAGGGCGGATACGACCACGTGCTCGGCGGCGGCGTCGGTATCGGCGAGGTCGCAACCGTGCCGACCTCGCCCGCGATCGCCAACGCCATTCACAGCGCGATCGGCGTTCGGCTGACCGAACTGCCGATCCGCCCCGACCGTCTCGTCGCCGCGCTCAAAGGGAGGGCCGCCGCATGA
- a CDS encoding FAD binding domain-containing protein — protein MTPTAMTATQSGEFRAAGTDLSERRRSGVSTGPLIDITAAPDMIAMHWDTDGSLRLGAFTTIAAITADPRLAAAYPGIAASAQGLATPQVRHLATLGGNLAQRSRCWYFRNPHIACLRKGGPDCPARSGNHLYHVAFDLGPCVAPHPSTMAAALLAYEAKVTTDQRSSLTIGELLGDGSNGGSDNALQPGEMIKSVTLPSPLQDERGLYKRAISRTHAEWPLVELCARAVVKNGAFQFVRLAAGGIAPVPLRLAAAEAVLQGNAASAANIVSAAEQATAGAKPLPMTGYKLDLLKGVVRDLLERLAE, from the coding sequence ATGACACCGACAGCCATGACCGCCACGCAATCAGGCGAATTCCGCGCCGCCGGCACCGACCTCAGCGAGAGGCGCCGCAGCGGCGTCTCGACCGGACCGTTGATCGATATCACCGCCGCACCCGACATGATTGCGATGCATTGGGACACCGACGGCAGTTTGCGCCTCGGCGCCTTCACCACCATTGCCGCCATCACCGCCGATCCGCGCCTCGCCGCGGCCTATCCGGGCATCGCCGCCTCCGCGCAAGGGTTGGCCACGCCGCAGGTCCGTCACCTCGCCACCCTCGGCGGCAATCTCGCGCAACGTTCGCGCTGCTGGTATTTTCGAAATCCGCACATCGCCTGCCTCAGGAAGGGCGGACCGGATTGTCCGGCGCGATCGGGCAATCATCTCTACCATGTCGCGTTCGACCTTGGCCCGTGCGTAGCGCCGCATCCCTCGACGATGGCGGCGGCGCTGCTGGCCTATGAGGCGAAAGTAACTACCGACCAGAGGAGTTCGCTGACGATCGGCGAGCTCCTCGGCGACGGCTCCAATGGCGGCTCCGACAATGCGCTTCAGCCAGGCGAGATGATCAAGAGCGTCACACTTCCCTCGCCGCTGCAAGACGAGCGCGGGCTCTACAAGCGCGCGATCAGCCGCACCCATGCCGAATGGCCGCTGGTTGAACTCTGCGCCCGCGCCGTGGTGAAGAACGGCGCGTTCCAGTTCGTCCGCCTGGCCGCCGGCGGCATCGCCCCGGTGCCGCTGCGGCTTGCGGCTGCGGAAGCCGTGTTGCAAGGCAACGCGGCGAGCGCAGCGAACATTGTCAGCGCCGCCGAGCAGGCGACGGCGGGCGCAAAGCCGCTACCGATGACGGGATACAAGCTCGATCTGCTGAAGGGCGTGGTACGGGATTTGCTTGAGCGGCTGGCAGAGTAG
- a CDS encoding extensin family protein: MTRGVRLYLVGSFVLVSLAGCGRGFFQSAEREPWRTEAEVACLKSGAVKESPELVRIDPISGPGVCGAEYPLKVAALGENITSFGFADESLRPPANIGNQPRWPIARAPAPAPSQGNYSGNYSGNYPGSHSGSYPDPAPRQPNYAAPSNGPISLSAPGVAPQQDDIDLPPEGVPTSRGGGYAAQPSYPPRDRYTAPPSPPYAQPSYSPSPAAPRLGPAQGNSVSAFGQVSMKPPATLACPIVSALDRWLTDSVQPAAMRWFGVRVVEIKQISAYSCRGMNGNPHAHISEHAFGNALDIAAFTLADGRRITVKGGWRGVPEEQGFLRDVQAAACQQFNTVLAPGSNSHHEDHIHVDLMRRPSRRTICQPAAVSGEQVAARAQRNPYASRDPYSTGSLGSKKPWSRWFKGNSKVNEEDAFHDH, encoded by the coding sequence ATGACGCGCGGAGTTCGTTTGTATCTCGTCGGCTCCTTCGTCCTCGTCTCGCTAGCGGGTTGTGGCCGCGGATTTTTTCAGTCCGCCGAGCGCGAACCATGGCGTACCGAGGCCGAAGTCGCTTGCCTGAAGTCCGGCGCGGTCAAGGAGAGCCCGGAATTGGTTCGGATCGACCCGATCTCCGGTCCCGGCGTGTGCGGTGCGGAATATCCGCTGAAAGTGGCGGCGCTCGGCGAAAACATCACCTCTTTCGGCTTTGCCGACGAAAGCCTGCGGCCGCCGGCCAATATCGGCAATCAGCCGCGCTGGCCGATCGCGCGCGCCCCGGCGCCGGCTCCGTCCCAAGGAAACTATTCTGGAAACTATTCTGGGAACTATCCCGGGAGCCATTCAGGAAGCTATCCGGATCCGGCGCCGCGCCAGCCGAACTATGCCGCGCCGTCGAACGGCCCGATCTCGCTGTCCGCGCCGGGTGTGGCCCCGCAGCAGGATGATATCGATCTGCCCCCCGAAGGCGTGCCGACGTCGCGCGGCGGCGGTTATGCGGCGCAACCATCCTATCCACCGCGCGACCGTTACACCGCGCCTCCTTCCCCGCCGTATGCGCAGCCATCCTATTCGCCATCGCCGGCGGCGCCGCGGCTCGGTCCCGCGCAAGGCAATTCCGTCAGCGCCTTCGGTCAGGTCTCGATGAAGCCGCCGGCGACACTGGCGTGCCCGATCGTCTCCGCGCTCGACCGCTGGCTCACCGATTCCGTGCAGCCGGCGGCAATGCGCTGGTTCGGCGTGCGCGTCGTCGAGATCAAGCAGATCTCCGCCTATTCCTGTCGCGGCATGAACGGCAATCCGCATGCGCATATTTCCGAGCATGCGTTCGGCAACGCGCTCGACATCGCAGCCTTCACGCTCGCCGACGGCAGGCGCATCACGGTGAAAGGCGGCTGGCGCGGCGTGCCGGAAGAGCAGGGCTTTCTGCGCGACGTGCAGGCGGCCGCCTGTCAGCAGTTCAACACCGTGCTGGCGCCGGGCTCCAACTCCCACCACGAAGACCACATTCACGTCGATTTGATGCGCCGTCCTTCGCGTCGCACCATCTGTCAGCCCGCCGCGGTGTCGGGTGAGCAGGTCGCCGCGCGCGCCCAGCGTAATCCTTACGCGTCACGTGATCCCTATTCGACAGGATCGCTCGGCAGCAAAAAGCCCTGGTCGCGCTGGTTCAAGGGCAACAGCAAGGTCAACGAGGAAGACGCGTTCCACGATCATTGA
- a CDS encoding DUF2147 domain-containing protein has product MKRFCFLAVLMLLSSSVQAGGSISFKIGGHRVHIESSRHCRSTSCASMSVSRSLNWRHKRDRYEEDRDRVAPAKPAPQAVSPPAPPATTPPAKATVVTLPPAVFTPAASTTQIVAAPPPLPPAPPPAPASSQQVSIPLPPPPPAKPVETVQPAPPAERVSHQAEEAPSDSPIGDWQTEGKGTVRIAKCGSALCGYVLNASSEKGEAILINMKPKAERQWTGSVYSQDSGETYYGTMSMKEINTLRVEACALLRFYCSGNNWSRVMRRADSLVMVSADPRS; this is encoded by the coding sequence ATGAAACGGTTTTGTTTTCTCGCCGTGCTGATGCTGCTCAGTTCTTCCGTCCAGGCCGGCGGCTCGATTTCATTCAAGATCGGCGGCCATCGGGTGCACATCGAATCCTCCAGGCATTGCCGTTCGACGTCCTGTGCCTCGATGTCGGTCTCCAGAAGCCTCAACTGGCGCCACAAGCGCGACCGCTATGAAGAGGATCGCGACCGGGTCGCGCCGGCGAAGCCTGCGCCGCAAGCGGTTTCGCCGCCTGCGCCGCCAGCGACCACGCCACCGGCCAAGGCCACCGTCGTCACACTACCGCCGGCCGTCTTCACCCCGGCTGCATCGACGACGCAAATCGTCGCAGCGCCACCGCCGCTTCCGCCAGCGCCGCCGCCTGCGCCCGCGTCGTCTCAGCAGGTTTCGATTCCATTGCCACCACCACCGCCCGCGAAACCGGTCGAAACGGTGCAGCCTGCGCCGCCAGCTGAACGCGTCTCGCATCAGGCCGAGGAAGCGCCATCGGATTCTCCGATCGGCGATTGGCAGACCGAAGGCAAGGGGACGGTGCGGATCGCAAAATGCGGCAGCGCGCTGTGCGGCTACGTGCTCAATGCATCGTCCGAGAAGGGCGAGGCGATCCTGATCAACATGAAGCCGAAGGCGGAACGGCAATGGACCGGCAGTGTCTACAGCCAGGACAGCGGCGAGACCTATTACGGCACGATGTCGATGAAGGAGATCAACACGCTTCGTGTCGAAGCCTGCGCGCTTCTCCGTTTCTATTGCTCCGGCAACAACTGGAGCCGCGTCATGCGCCGCGCTGACAGCCTGGTGATGGTGTCCGCCGATCCGCGTTCGTAG
- a CDS encoding DUF2147 domain-containing protein: MKKLYILAALLMATTSAHAGGITLQINGERIRVESPRNCNAISCIKITAPGYNGTLGNIDLKGMGSKSKDDDVADTTPAKPSAPAPAQAAAPQPAASAPATATPAPAQTTVATATPAQTEVAPPTPPPPPAPVAAAPAPQPATAAAAAPAADPNSPIGVWATEENKGNVRIEQCGANLCGYSVNTGERILINMKPQGSKWTGRIHDPDSGRKYDSTIALKGTSSLRVQGCAFGGMFCGGQTWKRVS, translated from the coding sequence ATGAAGAAGCTGTACATCCTCGCCGCATTGTTGATGGCCACCACCTCGGCGCATGCGGGCGGCATTACCCTCCAGATCAATGGCGAGCGCATTCGTGTCGAATCGCCGCGCAACTGCAACGCCATTTCCTGCATCAAGATTACCGCGCCCGGCTATAACGGCACGCTCGGCAATATCGACCTCAAGGGCATGGGCTCGAAGAGCAAGGACGACGACGTCGCCGACACCACCCCGGCGAAACCGTCTGCTCCCGCCCCGGCCCAGGCGGCCGCGCCGCAGCCTGCGGCGTCCGCGCCAGCAACAGCAACGCCTGCGCCCGCTCAAACCACCGTCGCGACCGCAACACCGGCGCAAACCGAGGTCGCACCGCCCACTCCGCCCCCGCCGCCCGCCCCGGTCGCCGCCGCGCCTGCACCGCAGCCGGCTACGGCCGCAGCCGCAGCGCCCGCTGCCGATCCGAATTCGCCGATCGGCGTCTGGGCGACGGAAGAGAACAAGGGCAACGTTCGCATCGAGCAATGCGGCGCCAATCTGTGCGGCTATTCCGTCAACACCGGCGAACGGATCCTGATCAACATGAAGCCCCAGGGCAGCAAGTGGACCGGCCGTATTCACGATCCCGACAGCGGCCGCAAATACGACTCCACGATCGCGCTGAAGGGCACCAGTTCGCTGCGCGTCCAGGGCTGCGCCTTCGGCGGCATGTTCTGCGGCGGCCAGACCTGGAAGCGCGTGAGCTGA
- the asd gene encoding archaetidylserine decarboxylase (Phosphatidylserine decarboxylase is synthesized as a single chain precursor. Generation of the pyruvoyl active site from a Ser is coupled to cleavage of a Gly-Ser bond between the larger (beta) and smaller (alpha chains). It is an integral membrane protein.), with product MTIRRLIARLTQQEDLNFLLTNRIPRAALTRFMGWFSKIENPLVRDVSIWCWRLFSDLDLSEAKKAEFKSLHDCFTRELRPGLRPADPDPAVVSSPSDGIIGAFGKIADTELFQIKGAPYSLLDLLGDPALVEQHRNGRFLTLRLTSSMYHRFHAPYDMSIERVTFIHGDVWNVNPIALKRVERLFCKNERAVLQARLPSGEALTLVPVAAILVASIRLHFLDRTLNAQSRGPTVFPCDAKVRKGDELGWFEHGSTIIVLVPENFEFCDNVAEGGRIRAGERLLRKPQV from the coding sequence ATGACAATCCGGCGCCTGATCGCCCGCCTCACCCAGCAGGAAGACCTCAATTTCCTCCTGACCAACCGCATCCCGCGGGCGGCACTGACCCGCTTCATGGGCTGGTTCAGCAAGATCGAAAACCCGCTCGTGCGCGATGTTTCGATCTGGTGCTGGCGGCTGTTTTCCGATCTCGATCTGTCGGAAGCGAAGAAAGCCGAATTCAAGAGTCTGCACGATTGCTTTACGCGCGAATTGCGCCCCGGGCTGCGGCCGGCGGATCCGGACCCTGCCGTCGTGTCCAGTCCTTCGGACGGCATCATTGGCGCGTTCGGCAAGATCGCCGATACCGAGCTGTTCCAGATCAAGGGCGCGCCCTATTCGCTGCTCGACCTGCTCGGCGATCCTGCGCTGGTCGAGCAACACCGCAACGGCCGCTTCCTGACGCTCCGGCTGACGTCCAGCATGTATCACCGCTTTCACGCGCCGTATGACATGAGCATCGAGCGGGTGACCTTCATCCATGGCGACGTCTGGAACGTCAATCCGATCGCGCTGAAGCGGGTCGAGCGTCTGTTCTGCAAGAACGAGCGCGCGGTGCTGCAGGCGCGCCTGCCGTCCGGCGAGGCACTGACGCTGGTGCCGGTCGCCGCCATTCTGGTCGCCAGCATCCGGCTGCATTTCCTCGATCGCACGCTCAATGCGCAGAGCAGGGGACCGACGGTGTTTCCTTGCGATGCGAAGGTGCGCAAGGGCGACGAGCTCGGCTGGTTCGAGCACGGCTCGACCATCATCGTGCTGGTGCCGGAGAATTTCGAATTTTGCGACAACGTCGCGGAGGGAGGGCGCATCCGCGCCGGCGAACGACTGTTGCGAAAGCCACAGGTTTAA